One segment of Coffea arabica cultivar ET-39 chromosome 7c, Coffea Arabica ET-39 HiFi, whole genome shotgun sequence DNA contains the following:
- the LOC113697508 gene encoding superoxide dismutase [Cu-Zn] 2 isoform X1, which yields MGILKAVAVISGGDTNNNVRGSIQFLQDFNAGGAATLVKGRITGLTPGLHGFHIHALGDTTNGCNSTGPHFNPLKKDHGAPSDQNRHAGDLGNIIAGADGVAEISIKDIQIPLSGPHSILGRGVVVHADPDDLGKGGHELSRTTGNAGARVGCGIIGIQSSV from the exons ATGGGCATACTGAAAGCGGTGGCTGTAATCTCCGGCGGTGACACCAACAACAACGTAAGGGGCTCTATCCAATTCCTCCAAGACTTCAATG CAGGGGGCGCGGCGACCCTTGTGAAAGGAAGAATAACAGGCCTGACTCCAGGCCTCCATGGCTTCCATATTCATGCTCTTGGTGACACCACCAATGGCTGCAATTCCACTG GGCCTCATTTTAACCCACTGAAAAAGGATCATGGAGCACCATCTGATCAAAATCGTCATGCCGGTGATTTGGGGAATATTATTGCTGGTGCAGATG GGGTTGCTGAGATCTCAATCAAAGACATTCAG ATTCCACTTAGTGGTCCACACTCCATCTTGGGGCGGGGGGTTGTTGTGCATGCTGATCCGGATGATCTGGGAAAAG GTGGACATGAACTTAGCAGGACTACTGGAAATGCTGGTGCGAGGGTTGGTTGTG GGATTATTGGGATTCAGTCATCGGTCTAG
- the LOC113696959 gene encoding uncharacterized protein isoform X1: MDSLSFEEAEKKKKKKKKKKKERKNRKNQQQQQLENEGRAMATMETNGSAEGAELASFLSFALASNESQQLQEDTGLIKFTNHLEGVFSAVRRPPQTPWLKLFNELAADTIDRNIPHEVRQLAVSWIQHRSNEALKATVLRALDCIVAGLEGQKAGSGGSNCQKPDVLVSILSIWKDNSRYHGESKLPVFVWMTMQAARGDLTLGLYIWAREMLPLLGMKSNPSPETKELVLQVVESILSVPNAKQVLVSGYVRKGERLLPASALELLLHLAFPSAPVEETDRFETIYPTLRCVAIAGVNGSDSRKQLAIQIQDLAWRAIGGGNAKLSDKATGLFVLSLYHNPECYKRWDRVYEDDVDKSVAILRKLKKLWVYLAPYEDLVDTLKRFRQKNEKVVLSGGKGGARRQAMFIEADEHCKELLRMVSPGWRLQAVDILKSFVWYGCTIFFIILCCKSLPLDEVAWKMKS, translated from the exons ATGGATTCCCTATCATTTGAGGAggcggagaagaagaagaaaaagaagaagaagaagaagaaggagagaaAGAATAGGAAGaaccagcagcagcagcagcttgAGAACGAGGGGAGAGCCATGGCGACGATGGAGACAAATGGGAGTGCGGAAGGAGCCGAATTGGCGTCTTTTCTTTCCTTCGCTTTG GCATCTAATGAATCCCAACAATTACAAGAAGACACTGGGCTAATCAAATTCACAAATCACTTGGAAGGGGTATTTTCAGCTGTGCGGCGCCCACCTCAAACACCTTGGCTGAAACTATTCAATGAGTTGGCGGCAGATACAATTGATCGA AATATTCCTCATGAGGTACGTCAGCTAGCAGTTAGCTGGATCCAGCACAGATCTAATGAGGCACTCAAGGCAACTGTTTTACGAGCGTTAGACTGCATTGTTGCTGGCTTGGAAGGTCAAAAAGCTGGTTCCGGTGGCTCAAATTGTCAG AAACCGGATGTTCTGGTTTCTATATTGTCAATTTGGAAGGATAATTCAAGGTACCACGGTGAAAGTAAGCTTCCAGTGTTTGTGTGGATGACTATGCAG GCAGCCCGAGGAGATCTTACGCTGGGGTTGTACATATGGGCGCGGGAGATGCTGCCCCTCTTGGGTATGAAATCAAATCCAAGTCCAGAGACCAAGGAATTGGTTTTACAAGTGGTGGAAAG TATTTTGTCAGTGCCAAACGCAAAACAAGTTTTGGTGAGTGGTTATGTGAGAAAAGGGGAGCGTTTACTTCCTGCTTCGGCATTGGAGTTATTGCTACATCTGGCATTCCCTTCAGCTCCAGTTGAG GAAACTGATAGATTTGAGACAATCTATCCCACCCTGCGATGTGTAGCTATTGCTGGTGTAAATGGGAGTGACTCAAGAAAGCAGCTTGCTATTCAAATTCAAGATCTTGCTTGGCGCGCTATTGGAGGAG GCAATGCAAAGCTTTCTGACAAAGCAACCGGCTTATTTGTCCTATCTTTGTATCACAATCCTGAGTGTTATAAAAGATGG GATAGGGTTTATGAAGATGATGTGGACAAAAGTGTTGCTATCCTGAGAAAACTGAAGAAGCTGTGGGTATATTTAGCTCCGTATGAGGACTTAGTTGACACTCTCAAGAGATTTAGGCAAAAG AATGAGAAAGTGGTGTTGAGTGGTGGGAAGGGCGGAGCTCGTCGTCAAGCGATGTTCATTGAGGCAGATGAGCATTGCAAGGAGCTATTGAGAATGGTATCTCCTGGGTGGCGCCTTCAGGCTGTAGATATTCTTAAGTCCTTTGTATGGTACGGTTGCACTATTTTTTTCATAATATTATGTTGCAAATCGTTGCCGCTGGATGAGGTTGCTTGGAAGATGAAGTCTTAG
- the LOC113696959 gene encoding uncharacterized protein isoform X2: protein MDSLSFEEAEKKKKKKKKKKKERKNRKNQQQQQLENEGRAMATMETNGSAEGAELASFLSFALASNESQQLQEDTGLIKFTNHLEGVFSAVRRPPQTPWLKLFNELAADTIDRNIPHEVRQLAVSWIQHRSNEALKATVLRALDCIVAGLEGQKAGSGGSNCQDNSRYHGESKLPVFVWMTMQAARGDLTLGLYIWAREMLPLLGMKSNPSPETKELVLQVVESILSVPNAKQVLVSGYVRKGERLLPASALELLLHLAFPSAPVEETDRFETIYPTLRCVAIAGVNGSDSRKQLAIQIQDLAWRAIGGGNAKLSDKATGLFVLSLYHNPECYKRWDRVYEDDVDKSVAILRKLKKLWVYLAPYEDLVDTLKRFRQKNEKVVLSGGKGGARRQAMFIEADEHCKELLRMVSPGWRLQAVDILKSFVWYGCTIFFIILCCKSLPLDEVAWKMKS from the exons ATGGATTCCCTATCATTTGAGGAggcggagaagaagaagaaaaagaagaagaagaagaagaaggagagaaAGAATAGGAAGaaccagcagcagcagcagcttgAGAACGAGGGGAGAGCCATGGCGACGATGGAGACAAATGGGAGTGCGGAAGGAGCCGAATTGGCGTCTTTTCTTTCCTTCGCTTTG GCATCTAATGAATCCCAACAATTACAAGAAGACACTGGGCTAATCAAATTCACAAATCACTTGGAAGGGGTATTTTCAGCTGTGCGGCGCCCACCTCAAACACCTTGGCTGAAACTATTCAATGAGTTGGCGGCAGATACAATTGATCGA AATATTCCTCATGAGGTACGTCAGCTAGCAGTTAGCTGGATCCAGCACAGATCTAATGAGGCACTCAAGGCAACTGTTTTACGAGCGTTAGACTGCATTGTTGCTGGCTTGGAAGGTCAAAAAGCTGGTTCCGGTGGCTCAAATTGTCAG GATAATTCAAGGTACCACGGTGAAAGTAAGCTTCCAGTGTTTGTGTGGATGACTATGCAG GCAGCCCGAGGAGATCTTACGCTGGGGTTGTACATATGGGCGCGGGAGATGCTGCCCCTCTTGGGTATGAAATCAAATCCAAGTCCAGAGACCAAGGAATTGGTTTTACAAGTGGTGGAAAG TATTTTGTCAGTGCCAAACGCAAAACAAGTTTTGGTGAGTGGTTATGTGAGAAAAGGGGAGCGTTTACTTCCTGCTTCGGCATTGGAGTTATTGCTACATCTGGCATTCCCTTCAGCTCCAGTTGAG GAAACTGATAGATTTGAGACAATCTATCCCACCCTGCGATGTGTAGCTATTGCTGGTGTAAATGGGAGTGACTCAAGAAAGCAGCTTGCTATTCAAATTCAAGATCTTGCTTGGCGCGCTATTGGAGGAG GCAATGCAAAGCTTTCTGACAAAGCAACCGGCTTATTTGTCCTATCTTTGTATCACAATCCTGAGTGTTATAAAAGATGG GATAGGGTTTATGAAGATGATGTGGACAAAAGTGTTGCTATCCTGAGAAAACTGAAGAAGCTGTGGGTATATTTAGCTCCGTATGAGGACTTAGTTGACACTCTCAAGAGATTTAGGCAAAAG AATGAGAAAGTGGTGTTGAGTGGTGGGAAGGGCGGAGCTCGTCGTCAAGCGATGTTCATTGAGGCAGATGAGCATTGCAAGGAGCTATTGAGAATGGTATCTCCTGGGTGGCGCCTTCAGGCTGTAGATATTCTTAAGTCCTTTGTATGGTACGGTTGCACTATTTTTTTCATAATATTATGTTGCAAATCGTTGCCGCTGGATGAGGTTGCTTGGAAGATGAAGTCTTAG
- the LOC113697508 gene encoding superoxide dismutase [Cu-Zn] 2 isoform X4, whose protein sequence is MGILKAVAVISGGDTNNNVRGSIQFLQDFNGGAATLVKGRITGLTPGLHGFHIHALGDTTNGCNSTGPHFNPLKKDHGAPSDQNRHAGDLGNIIAGADGVAEISIKDIQVDMNLAGLLEMLVRGLVVGLLGFSHRSRMDSLHSTITIELLVL, encoded by the exons ATGGGCATACTGAAAGCGGTGGCTGTAATCTCCGGCGGTGACACCAACAACAACGTAAGGGGCTCTATCCAATTCCTCCAAGACTTCAATG GGGGCGCGGCGACCCTTGTGAAAGGAAGAATAACAGGCCTGACTCCAGGCCTCCATGGCTTCCATATTCATGCTCTTGGTGACACCACCAATGGCTGCAATTCCACTG GGCCTCATTTTAACCCACTGAAAAAGGATCATGGAGCACCATCTGATCAAAATCGTCATGCCGGTGATTTGGGGAATATTATTGCTGGTGCAGATG GGGTTGCTGAGATCTCAATCAAAGACATTCAG GTGGACATGAACTTAGCAGGACTACTGGAAATGCTGGTGCGAGGGTTGGTTGTG GGATTATTGGGATTCAGTCATCGGTCTAGGATGGATTCCTTGCATTCAACAATAACAATAGAGTTGCTTGTTTTGTAA
- the LOC113696959 gene encoding uncharacterized protein isoform X3: MDSLSFEEAEKKKKKKKKKKKERKNRKNQQQQQLENEGRAMATMETNGSAEGAELASFLSFALASNESQQLQEDTGLIKFTNHLEGVFSAVRRPPQTPWLKLFNELAADTIDRNIPHEVRQLAVSWIQHRSNEALKATVLRALDCIVAGLEGQKAGSGGSNCQAARGDLTLGLYIWAREMLPLLGMKSNPSPETKELVLQVVESILSVPNAKQVLVSGYVRKGERLLPASALELLLHLAFPSAPVEETDRFETIYPTLRCVAIAGVNGSDSRKQLAIQIQDLAWRAIGGGNAKLSDKATGLFVLSLYHNPECYKRWDRVYEDDVDKSVAILRKLKKLWVYLAPYEDLVDTLKRFRQKNEKVVLSGGKGGARRQAMFIEADEHCKELLRMVSPGWRLQAVDILKSFVWYGCTIFFIILCCKSLPLDEVAWKMKS, translated from the exons ATGGATTCCCTATCATTTGAGGAggcggagaagaagaagaaaaagaagaagaagaagaagaaggagagaaAGAATAGGAAGaaccagcagcagcagcagcttgAGAACGAGGGGAGAGCCATGGCGACGATGGAGACAAATGGGAGTGCGGAAGGAGCCGAATTGGCGTCTTTTCTTTCCTTCGCTTTG GCATCTAATGAATCCCAACAATTACAAGAAGACACTGGGCTAATCAAATTCACAAATCACTTGGAAGGGGTATTTTCAGCTGTGCGGCGCCCACCTCAAACACCTTGGCTGAAACTATTCAATGAGTTGGCGGCAGATACAATTGATCGA AATATTCCTCATGAGGTACGTCAGCTAGCAGTTAGCTGGATCCAGCACAGATCTAATGAGGCACTCAAGGCAACTGTTTTACGAGCGTTAGACTGCATTGTTGCTGGCTTGGAAGGTCAAAAAGCTGGTTCCGGTGGCTCAAATTGTCAG GCAGCCCGAGGAGATCTTACGCTGGGGTTGTACATATGGGCGCGGGAGATGCTGCCCCTCTTGGGTATGAAATCAAATCCAAGTCCAGAGACCAAGGAATTGGTTTTACAAGTGGTGGAAAG TATTTTGTCAGTGCCAAACGCAAAACAAGTTTTGGTGAGTGGTTATGTGAGAAAAGGGGAGCGTTTACTTCCTGCTTCGGCATTGGAGTTATTGCTACATCTGGCATTCCCTTCAGCTCCAGTTGAG GAAACTGATAGATTTGAGACAATCTATCCCACCCTGCGATGTGTAGCTATTGCTGGTGTAAATGGGAGTGACTCAAGAAAGCAGCTTGCTATTCAAATTCAAGATCTTGCTTGGCGCGCTATTGGAGGAG GCAATGCAAAGCTTTCTGACAAAGCAACCGGCTTATTTGTCCTATCTTTGTATCACAATCCTGAGTGTTATAAAAGATGG GATAGGGTTTATGAAGATGATGTGGACAAAAGTGTTGCTATCCTGAGAAAACTGAAGAAGCTGTGGGTATATTTAGCTCCGTATGAGGACTTAGTTGACACTCTCAAGAGATTTAGGCAAAAG AATGAGAAAGTGGTGTTGAGTGGTGGGAAGGGCGGAGCTCGTCGTCAAGCGATGTTCATTGAGGCAGATGAGCATTGCAAGGAGCTATTGAGAATGGTATCTCCTGGGTGGCGCCTTCAGGCTGTAGATATTCTTAAGTCCTTTGTATGGTACGGTTGCACTATTTTTTTCATAATATTATGTTGCAAATCGTTGCCGCTGGATGAGGTTGCTTGGAAGATGAAGTCTTAG
- the LOC113697508 gene encoding superoxide dismutase [Cu-Zn] 2 isoform X3: protein MGILKAVAVISGGDTNNNVRGSIQFLQDFNAGGAATLVKGRITGLTPGLHGFHIHALGDTTNGCNSTGPHFNPLKKDHGAPSDQNRHAGDLGNIIAGADGVAEISIKDIQVDMNLAGLLEMLVRGLVVGLLGFSHRSRMDSLHSTITIELLVL, encoded by the exons ATGGGCATACTGAAAGCGGTGGCTGTAATCTCCGGCGGTGACACCAACAACAACGTAAGGGGCTCTATCCAATTCCTCCAAGACTTCAATG CAGGGGGCGCGGCGACCCTTGTGAAAGGAAGAATAACAGGCCTGACTCCAGGCCTCCATGGCTTCCATATTCATGCTCTTGGTGACACCACCAATGGCTGCAATTCCACTG GGCCTCATTTTAACCCACTGAAAAAGGATCATGGAGCACCATCTGATCAAAATCGTCATGCCGGTGATTTGGGGAATATTATTGCTGGTGCAGATG GGGTTGCTGAGATCTCAATCAAAGACATTCAG GTGGACATGAACTTAGCAGGACTACTGGAAATGCTGGTGCGAGGGTTGGTTGTG GGATTATTGGGATTCAGTCATCGGTCTAGGATGGATTCCTTGCATTCAACAATAACAATAGAGTTGCTTGTTTTGTAA
- the LOC113697508 gene encoding superoxide dismutase [Cu-Zn] 2 isoform X2, protein MGILKAVAVISGGDTNNNVRGSIQFLQDFNGGAATLVKGRITGLTPGLHGFHIHALGDTTNGCNSTGPHFNPLKKDHGAPSDQNRHAGDLGNIIAGADGVAEISIKDIQIPLSGPHSILGRGVVVHADPDDLGKGGHELSRTTGNAGARVGCGIIGIQSSV, encoded by the exons ATGGGCATACTGAAAGCGGTGGCTGTAATCTCCGGCGGTGACACCAACAACAACGTAAGGGGCTCTATCCAATTCCTCCAAGACTTCAATG GGGGCGCGGCGACCCTTGTGAAAGGAAGAATAACAGGCCTGACTCCAGGCCTCCATGGCTTCCATATTCATGCTCTTGGTGACACCACCAATGGCTGCAATTCCACTG GGCCTCATTTTAACCCACTGAAAAAGGATCATGGAGCACCATCTGATCAAAATCGTCATGCCGGTGATTTGGGGAATATTATTGCTGGTGCAGATG GGGTTGCTGAGATCTCAATCAAAGACATTCAG ATTCCACTTAGTGGTCCACACTCCATCTTGGGGCGGGGGGTTGTTGTGCATGCTGATCCGGATGATCTGGGAAAAG GTGGACATGAACTTAGCAGGACTACTGGAAATGCTGGTGCGAGGGTTGGTTGTG GGATTATTGGGATTCAGTCATCGGTCTAG